DNA from Fundulus heteroclitus isolate FHET01 chromosome 17, MU-UCD_Fhet_4.1, whole genome shotgun sequence:
TCAACATATCGGTATTGGTCCAATAGGTAAAACTGGGCAGATATTCAAAAGGCAAcgttattataaaaaaaaaaaatcagttagcATAGTTTTCAGAAAGTACAAAATTTTAGAGAATTTGACCAACACAGAAACATAAATGTATAACAGCATAACAGCAATATTGATATCGGATATCGATATCGGCCCAAATTCTCATATCGGCTCATTCCTACTTACAATTAACACACGGGACCTTTAACTGACTTCAGACGTAGCTTAAGGCTTTAATATATTGGGATTTTACACTTCTGAATTGGCCAAACAAGTGTGTATTTTCTCTAGGGTCAAATATATGCATACACCCTGCCATCACTTGGCCATAACGTCTCTTAATAACTTGCAAATTTACTGCATGCTTTTGTAACATTCAAGTAGCTATGGGCACCAGAATTTGGTTATTTAACTACTTTCCCTGGTAAAATTGGGCAAAGTCCACAAATTGTCATTAATTCCCAAAGATTAATATACTATACTTCTCCATCTAGTCTTGAAGCATACTGGGAATCATTTTCCAGTTGGAACGTCCATCTGCTTCAATCATACAACCACAACCGGCGCTCAAAGAAGAAACTAAATTAGATATACTGTTTAGGAAATAGGCGGAAACTGCTGGAACATCATCACCACAGAGATTACAGACAAATAAAGCCTAATTAAGACCTGAAGCTGGCCACATTGATGCTTCCAGGAGGTGTAgtttctctgcagctttaaaaGGTCACATCTAACCTATTGTTGTGCCCCGATGTAAAACTCTAACCATTTGGGGATGAGATAAAGTCCAGACAAAAATGAAACGTGATCACCCAGCATTTGAATTAAAggtaacattttaatattttggaTAAAGTAACTACGTCACGTTGAAGTAAACTCTGTAAAACCGTAGAGAGGTGCCTTGTCCAACATGGACGTTGCTAATTTACACAGTCAGCAGTTTAATTAACTCATTTTGAATGGTTTTGCTTTTGAGTCCACCTCATGAGTAAAATATTAGAGTCAAGTTCCAAGAGCTGCAGTTTTGGTCGTAAACAGAAAGCATGTCATCAAAGAGTCAAAACAATGATTAGAGCATTTAACGCTCTAATTAAAATAAGCCGGTCGCTGAAAGCAGATCAGCCTCTTTATCTTGCGGCTCTTTCTTTCGTCTTATTGACCGGAGATGCTTGCAGCTCTCTGTGGCCTCCGGTCGTAATTAAGgcagccacacacacaaaaaaaaaaaaaaaaacatgcagaaactTTAACAGCAACAAGTTTACGCCGGTCTGCAGGAAGCAAACGCGTGCCCCATGTGGAGACAATAATCAGGGAGGCAAACCCTCATTAGGTGCGGCTTTAGGATCTAGGAGGAAGGCACGGTTGGGGAAAGTGGGAGCAGGTCTGCTTGTCCTGGGATGGGATGGAAAAAACGAGCCAGTGCGAGTCTGAGGCTGATTCAGCCTCCTCGGTGTCGGATTTCCATCTTTGGCCAGCTGTTCTTACACTCTGTGaaccctccacacacacacagggctgCCTCATTCTCTCCGTCTCACACAATCTCCTCCTGGCCCACTGGAGACAAAAAACGACTGGAAGACCGGCTGCAGCTTACGTAACAGGGGACCTTTAAATGCAGAACTCACCTTACAGCAAGGAGAAACTCTGTGTCTCCTTTTTTATTCTGTCCTCTAATTACATCAGTAGCTCATTCAACCGGGACATAAGGAggtataaaagaaaatgtgcagaTTTGCACAGAAAAACTAGCTCCAAACTCTTATTCTTGCACAGAAAGATAAAAACTACATGGATAAAATTAGTAatattattcatatatatacacTGGATAGCTATAATCCTTAATAAAGCCACATTttgatgcaaaaaataaattatttcaagcATAAAACTGCTAGCAAACCAAAAAtgcttttatattatttatttttcttcttatttgtGATGTCAAATATGTTTAAGAGTAATGAGCAGGGCAAATATTTATGACAAAAGTAattcataaaaagaagatattacgattttttttgtatccctttTCGGTAAATGGTGTAGAATTCGAAATAATGTAAATACATGGAATGTTTTATTGTCCATTTCAGATAATATGGCTAAAAATAAGGGGAGAAGTTAGCAGGAGTTAGCCAGGATTTGCACATAAAATGTTACCGATTTTTCTGAGCTAAGTTCAATTGCTTAATATTTggaccctttttttatttttttaaataacacctAACTCTTATAATTACAGGTTTCAATCAATTCTGTGTTTAAAAATCAACCGTAAAACAAGTTAGAgtacaaaatataaaatgaaaaacaaacctaAGATGCTACGTTTACTTTTTCTCCGTTTTGTTGCGTTACAATTACAAACTTCAACGCATTtcattggggttttatgtgagtgggaggaaaattatacaaaatTTTCAAATCTTTTACAACAAAAACTTCTTTAAAAGTAACCAAAGCTGCAGATCAAGTGGTCTAAGCTTTGATATCCCCCTATAGCCCTGGAAAaccagcatccccacagcatgatgctgccacctccatgccTAACTGTTGGGGTGTTTCAGGGTGCATTGCCACATGTAGCACACTGCATGGAGAGCAACTAAAGTTAAAATTTTTTTGCCACATCTGGCCAGAGCGACGTCTTCCACAAGCTTCCTATGTTCCCATCGTGTCTGGTGACAAAAATCATGCCAACTGGATCGCTTCTAGATTTAGTTTGACTGCACAAATAATAAGTTAGCTGCCTTTGGTCTTCTCTACTATTCTCTATCAAACCTCAGCAGAACTATGTAGGAGTTTTCTTGCACTTTAAAGTTATGCACTACGTTCTGATTGCAAAACATCTCTAAATTCATGTTTGGTTCCCCTTGGGGGCAATCAATGGATGGATTATGTTTATGCTTCTCTCGCATTTTAGGTAGACGTTACATCATTTTGCCAAGtctattctaatttatttaaacactttttttgtccTACAGAATTAAAAGcatctaaaaacaaacaaacagcattttcaattaaaaatttgaaaagaaCTACTCAAATATTTAGGAAATTGTCTCTATGTGTTCACTTTTACTAGAAATCACCTTTATATGTGTGCATAAAATAGTTTATCAGAGAGGCGGAAACCTGTTGCAGCCTGGACCCCAAGGCTCGGCTTTGCGAACGGAGAGCAGGGCACCACACATAATTGCCTCCTCATCAAAGTAAGAAGCTGCAGACAATCAGCACCTCCTTCCCTCCCCCCTCACCTCCTCTGGGTCTGCTCTTTTAATGCATCACTTACATTGGTGTAGAGCAGAGAGTCCAGCTCCTCGGCCTCGGACAGCTCGCTCAGGTTTCTGTCCCAGTGGAGCAACGACTCGCTGCTGTCCAGGATCTCCATGATATCCGTCCTGCCTCCTTCTTCCTTTTTCCTCTCTGGCTTCCACAGCAGGAATtaaagtggaggaaaaaaacaaaaaaaacacaccaactcaaaactgcaaagaaaaaagttcaaatcaaCTTGTTTGGTTGAGCGTTAAATGAGTGGAGGGCCGCTCGGTGCGCGCAGCTGTCTTCTCACGGCTCGGCTTCAGGCTgagaaatgttgttgttgttgttgtttgggaTCATCTCCGCTCCGGGTCCGGGTCCACAGACTGTTTCCAGCGCTgctctcttttcctttttctgcccTCCAGAGCAGCCCAGACACACAGGAATGTGTGGGCGGAGACAGGGAGccaggagtaaaaaaaaaagaagaagagaaaacacccaaaagaattaaagaaaacgggttttttttttattctttaaagtcTGATTATTTCAAACAGACTAAAGCCAGGTAGTGTCAATATTAAATGTACGATAAAACATCAACATAAACTATACCCGGAATCctctttttccagctgttcaTGACGCACTTTGAAAGTGTCTTCAAACCGAAAGCCTCGCTTCCGATTTgaaatttcaaagtaaaatacCCATCACGccactaaaaaaagaaagaaaaaaaatatatgtatatagtaATTTTTTACAAAGACTATAGAGAGCTAGACTATTAAATGACCCAAAATAAATATAGGTTCAAACTATTTTGATAGAAATTAGAATAGAAATAACGTGAGATGTAAAGTAAGCATCAAGTCCTtactaaataaacacaaatggcaaaaaatagacaaaaattatttttgaaaacacagaaaaaaattctaaataaaatgtaatgatatttttattcattaaaacaaaagcaattaAACATCAAATACCACAAactgttatatatatatctatatatctacatatctatatatagatatagatatagatatagatatatatatatctatatatatatgatatatctatatctatctatctatctatctatctatctatctatctatctatatatatatatatatatatatatatatatatatatatatatatatatatatatagatagatagatagatagatagatagatagatagatagatagttagATGGATtgatagatacatacatacatacatggaaattgaacctttatttaaccaggtaaaaatcccattgagattaaaaacacttCTCTCAACATCacaaaattaatatttgtaATGACATTAAACATGCAGGGATCTTATACAGAGAAAGATCATTTGCAGTTGAAACCAGAGTTACTTACTGACACTAGTCTGAATGTGACTGAACTATTCCCATCTATGGTCAGTTGAAATAACCAGAATTATTTATTCGactattcaattttatttagtacaAAATAATCAAGTAAAAAATttagagtaaaataaaatatgggtTAAATCAAATTACAGGATCTAATACGAAGAGTTAAAGCTGAGCATTGCtacaaaaaaacactgagaaaaGTTGCTATTTCAGCATGGTCACTCAAACGCTcaagagaattaaaaaataatttacttttatttatttttttgtcatgtttttaataTCCGGTTTGATTTGTTAGCTTTACTAATTCAAAAGAAATCCACAGGTTTTCCTGTCCGAAGACCCGCCTACATTCACTGCCTGACCAATCAGATGGGGTTCTCAGAATTCCACACTGGCTGATAGTGCAGGTCTGGCCTCCTATAGGTCTAAAGGATAATTGGTCGAGCCAATCATAACACGGCATAAATTCCCttaaaccaataaataaagGCCAagaccacagacatcatatacgtagacgcgtcatagggcgcaggttcgcacgtcaacgtcaccgccatattgtatgtggcagaaaaaagttgagttctgttattgtgaacgtgaatcagaaaagatgcctcattcctgtgctgcaataaatacacacacacacacacacacacacacacacacacacacatatatatatatatatatatatatatatatatatatatatatatatatatatatatatatatttgtgtgtgtatgtgttatgaatataaggatcaatttgttaaatctaaacattgtggtcttcattatttcattaaaccgtgtcacatgtgaacctttaggaacagactttttgggggagtattaaagaggtaaaattaataatatgagaaaaaaagtcctaggtaaataaagtaaaaataaacaaacaaacacaaaagtgataatgttatgataaaaacatcatattatgagaattaagggggaacatttccagaataatcacagtttgcagaattatttcactcctggagtaatggggccaggttagattattttaaatatttttattctttaggagaataaattcaggagaatgaagctaaagggatacgaaaataaacttgtaatattacaaaaaatactacgaatacaaagtatattcagagattaaagtccctctgatactgtttaagtgactgagtaactgcagatttgccacatttaagatggcggacgctctgacgcatcgcagcataggcagaacccgcccaatgacgcgtctactcttatattatgtctatggccAAGACTACCTTACGGTTCCGGCCGCCCCTGATTGACAGAAATATTAAATACATGTCTCACTCTTGTTGCTGTAATCATAAAGAAATATCGATTTgcgaaaaaaatatatattttgaaaatagaCAAAAtgcaattaatgtttttttgtggtttactttgcatttaaaatgtttgtcacAACTGGCTGGTTTAATCACatttattatgtttaaaaagttaAGGAAGtcataacaaaaaaagaaaaacagaacttaatATTTGAAGATGTGAACAAGGGAAGTGGAGCAAGAGCAACCAGTCAGCTCAGGAAGGAAATGACACAGATATAACTGAGAAAAAGAGTGAAAGAGCAGAAAAAGAGAGGGAAAACGAACCTGCTGCCTGCTTAGCTTTGGTAcgaacaggaaaacaaaacgcTGCAGCGATGAAACTGGGCTGCTTCCTCTAAATTTGCAAACTGGTCTCCTTTTTCTGACCCTAAAAGGTTTCAGGCAGCTGCACAGTTCTCTGCACAGACAACCTGTCATCAGGAGAGATCTGCAGCGCTAAGAATGGAAGAAAGACAGCTGATATTTAGTCTTTGGGTCAAACCCAGGGGTCAAAATGTTGCCTCTGCTGGGTTTTTAAGCAAATGGATGCTAAATCTTAGAATTAAAAAATGGATGAAAcaccagaaataaataaataaagttagcaACATCAGTACCTTTTCTCCTTGTCTTGATGTAAGACTTTTGAGATGTTTGATTCATACCTAACACGAGGAATATGACAGCTGTAGCCTATGCTTTGGACACCTTTGTGCATAAATAGTTCTCGTAGCTCCGACTCCAGCGGAATCTCACCCTCAAACCTTTGAATCCTCCCAACGCTGTAGTTGACCACGTTTGTGCACCTTTAagcacactttttttcttccactaaactttcaaTTTACATATTTGGATCCAGCCCTCAGTGAACAGTCAACTTCTTTGGCAATGGTGATTTGTGGTGTACTCTCCATGTAGAAGATCCTCAAGACTTTCTGCTGAACAACTgtcaattcagtttttttttcttataattgTGTAGGCCATATATTTGGCAATAGCATTTCTGTGTTAAAGGTagtataagtaagatatttacagtaaaataaacctaaatcattctcttTTCCCACTCAGGGTGGAAGTAAcattccatatatatatatatatatatatatatatatatatatatcaacaatgtcttagtcacagTTTTTCCTCCTTCCAAACCTAGAGGTATGTTACGGAatagagctggacgataattcaataacaatatatatcgcaataacaatatatattgctCAATAGATGTATatcaatgacagaaaaaaagggtaaataaaaagttcaataaaataaaattttccttcctttttcattctagccatgcaggttaatattacagtattacatcctcccaaccaatcacaagcaCAGACTTTAAGAgagcactttttcttttttaaatactttcagGTTTGGTAAAAATTTAgttgaataaaaggtttgagtttgaatttagtgtttgtgttctttatctaaaaataggtcgctaagcaacagcataaaatggccagggttacacttaaaatatatgcttTGATAATTACCGATATCGatccaatatgatttctattttatcgttatgcttttttcctatatccataactactttggttcagagtggaGCCCGTgtctacttcctggttcctgagccaatcacatgagggttctcaaaacaaagcaaagcaaatcttggcaaaagagcatcAGCCTACAAACATGGAAGCCTGTAGGAAGCAGGatagaacaaaatacattatatacctatcctgtgatGATAAAAATTCGGtggggtttcacagcagcaacagacaGTTTAGAAAGAGCATGTTAGATTATTGTTGTAGTGGCAGGCTGTTGTACCAATTTAAGCCACTAGGCGTCGTCATTACTTGATGCTCCTTTAAAATTTACTGAATGTCCCTCAGACTGGACGGGCCTCTTGCTGTCTTATTTGGTAaaccattttaaacatttaaaatatttacttcaattaaaaacaaaacctccaAGTCAAAAACTCATCTTTAATACAAACAAGAGTTGCTATGAACAGAGCTTTGAGCTTTTAAAGCGACACTTGAGAAATACTTGGAAGCAAGTTGGATGGATTAACAAACAATCCTTGTGTCCCAGTTTCTAAAGTGGAAAcctgaaaacacagaaacacacacacatctttttATAGCTTTTAACCGCTGCTATGTACACGTAGAACAATCGAAGTTGTTGAGGAATAAAACGCTCGTCTTCAACGTCTTTATTTCCACCAGCAGTGGGCCTCATGATCGCTTCCTACGTCCTCCTTCATACTAAGCAGTTCCTCAGCTCTGCTGTCCTCACGTCTTATTGTGGtacaaagaagaaaagtaaaactagAAGTCGCTCCGGAGTCGGCGGTGTCCCTCAGGTTCGGTCTCTGATGTTGTCACTCAGGAAAACGATGTTGTCTGCGAGGAAAAAATGAAGGAGATGTTTGAGTCGTTACTGAGAGAAGACGAGGATGAAGGTGCTGCAGTGTTGAATACGACCTGCGATGATGGTGGTGGCCTGACGTCTGACTTGGTTTTTGTCCACGTATTCTCCGTAGTCCAGCTTCCCCTCCACTAGAATCCTGGACCTggaagagaccaaaaaaaaacaaaaaaaaaaacactgtaagcAGGGATTATTACGTTTTAGAGCTGGGGGACCAATAAGGAGGAAAAGCTCTGCAAGTCCAAACCTTCATAATAATTCCTACCAGAGAAAATTAGATTTAATTGTGAGTTTTACAGGATTTTAACAAGTTTGTTTCTTTCACCCATTTTATTATTCAGCaattccatccatccgttcatccatccatccctctgttcatccatccatccatcttttcacCCTCCCTCTGTTCGCCCATCCATTCATTCTTTCATCCATCCCTCTGTTcgttcattcatccattcatccctctgttcattcattcatccctctgttcattcattcatccctcTGTTcgttcattcatccatccatctctgttcgttcatccattcatccatccctctgtttgtccatccattcatccatccctgtttgtccatccattcatccatccctctgttcgtccatccattcatccaatcatcctttcatccatcccTGTAATCATTCACCCATTTATCATTTCATCCATCCTGTTCGCtcatcctttcatccatccctctgttcactcatcctttcatccatccctctgttcactcatccattcatccatccctctgttcgtccatccattcatccattcatccatccctctgttcgtccatccattcatccatccctttgtttgtccatccattcatccatccctctgtttgtccatccattcatccatccctctgtccgctcatccattcatccaatcatcctttcatccatcccTCTATTCGTTCACCCATTTATCcaatcatccattcatccatccctctAATCATTCACCCATTTATCATTTCATCCATCCTGTTCGCtcatcctttcatccatccctctgttcgtccatccattcatccatccctctgttcactcatccattcatccatccctctgttcactcatccattcatccatccctctgttcgtccatccattcatccatccctctgttcgtccatccattcatccatccctctgttcgtccatccattcatccatccctctgttcgtccatccattcatccatccctctgtccgcccatccattcattcatccaatcatcctttcatccatcccTCTATTCGTTCACCCATTTATCctatcatccattcatccatccctctaatcattcacccatttatcatttcatccatccttctgttcgctcatcctttcatccatccctctgttcgctcatcctttcatccatccctctgttcgtctatccattcatccatccctctgttcgtttatccattcattcatccctctgttcgtccatccattcatccatccatctattcgctcatcctttcatccatccctctgttcgctcatcctttcatccatccctctgttcgctcatcctttcatccatccctctgttcgctcatcctttcatccatccctctgttcgcccatccattcatccatccctctgttcgcccatccattcatccatccctctGTTCATTCATCCAAtcatcctttcatccatcccTCTATTCGTTCACCCATTTATCATTTCATCCTTCCTTCTGTCCGCTCATCCTTTTATCCATCCCTCTGTTATCCACCCATCCGCATGTCCGTCCATTTATCCGTCTGTCTGTTCGTCCATCTGCTTAGCCACTCATCCATCTGTTGATCCACCATTCATCCGTTcttctgtttatccatccatccgtttattCGTTCTATTGTTTACTTTTCCCTTCCTTCCATCCGTCCTTCCTCAGTAGTCATCTCCTCCAGTTATCTGTCTAtttttccatctatccatccgtAAGTCAAccatcatccgtccatccacaGAGTGTAGATGAAGTCATTTATGACAGGATGTAAATATTTCCTGCGTTCCCTGAACCACAGCTGTAGTGCTTTAaatggacaggtctccagtttATCACGggggatattttctgttcagCCATGCGGTTCATACCCTTTCTTGACGTACTGGTAGGCGACGTCCCTCAGACCCGGTTTGAACACCGAGACGCGATGCCACGTCGTCTTCTGGCTGACATCACCTGGAGACAGAAGAGACGTTTTTACATGAAGCATTTACGTTGGGAACACAAGCTAAACCGCATAAGGCACAGGGCAGGTTTCTGACCCTCATTAATGCAAACACAGAATGTTCCTGTCACAACAAGCCCAGAAGCAGTTTGCATTTATAATTTCTAAAGAGGCTGATGAATAAATCACAAATGCTGAGTCAACGGTTGGATTGTAAACTGCAGCTCAGCGAGTAAACCAGAGGCTTTGGGTGAAAATAGGCTGCTTTGAACTACGGCAGCTCCCATTACCATCACTTCAGACTCTGCTGACCTCTAGTGGCCAGAATTAATCATTGCACTATGagttaaatacaataaaaaaaaagttaatagcAGAAATATTGAActcctaaaaaagaaagttggcTAATAAGCCAGTCCTTTGAAACTGA
Protein-coding regions in this window:
- the ssbp1 gene encoding single-stranded DNA-binding protein, mitochondrial; translation: MLRSASVQIFRQLVRNSSTDASLILERSINRVQLLGRVGQDPVMRQVEGRNPVTIFSLATNEMWRSGDGEMSSTGDVSQKTTWHRVSVFKPGLRDVAYQYVKKGSRILVEGKLDYGEYVDKNQVRRQATTIIADNIVFLSDNIRDRT